gactattacataatggtttacaataatattacacatcaacttaagtcttcgaatgcagtttttaaataatactatacaagcatgctgactccaactcttgtccatacattagcatgcaatagcgaaagctcttaataaatacctgagaataaacatgcttaaaacgtcaacaaaaatgttggtgagttataggtttaacctatatatttatcaaattataagtatagaccacaagatttcatttttttccataaatatacatctcatatcaggcatttcgcaaactgcatagagataaaattcattcatatgttgaacacctggtaaccgaccttaacaagatgcatatagaatatctccatcatttcgggactctcatcggatatgataaatcgaagtactaaagcatccgtaactcggatgaggcttgttgggccaaatagatctatctttaggattcgcgtcaattaggggccatttccctaattcttaggctaccaagctaaaaaggggcatattcggttcgataatccaacatagaaagtattttcgattacttgtgtctattttgtaaaacatttataaaactgcatgtatcctcatcgcaaaaataatagatttttaaaagtgggactataactcactttcatagatttttccttcgttggaaataagacttgaacactggtcgattcacgaacctataacaaatatgtacatatatatcaaagtatgattgaaatatattcacaatattttttattacgtttttatgatttaagtttgttaagttagcagtcctcgttagtaacctacaactagttgtccacagttagatgtacagaaataaatcaatatatattatctcgaatcaatccatgacccagtgtatacaagtctgtatagctaactcaagcattactgcatagctaactcaagcattactgcatatagagtgtctatggttgttccgaaatatatatatagatgggtcgatataatatgtcaaaacattgtatacgtgtctatggtatcccaagattacataatatgtattatataaattagttaggatatgtttagtctagatttgttacaaaatttttgtaATTAAAACTAGCAAAattatctaattttgttttacccgtcatttcttcgtttcaaatatgttttgagtgattcaagttgctatggtttcataatgaacataaatttatgaaactaaacagaaaaagtataagtttatagtcagaaatacaggttacaagtcattttttaaagaggtagtcatttccgttgaaagaacgacatcttgatgaccattttgaaaaacatactttcactttgagtttaaccatgatttttggatatagtttcatgttcataagaaaaattattttcccagaagaacaacttttaaatcaaagtttgtcatagtttttaattatcaaacccaaaacagtccgcggtgttactacaacggcgtatgtccggttttacggtgtttttcgtgttttcaggttttaaatcattaagttagcatatcatatagatatagaacatgtgtttagttgattttaaaagttaagttagaaggattaactttgtttgcgaacaagtttagaattaactaaactatgttctagtgattacaagtttaaatcttcgaatatgatagttatatatatatgaattgaatgatgttatgaatatcattactacctcaagtgtagtaggtaaacctactggaaatgatgaaaaataaacttgagcttcaaaggatcttcgacggcttggaagttcttgaagtagaatcataacacgaaaacaagttcaagtaagattactacttgaattaagatagttatgtttatagaaattgaaccaaagcttgaatatgattcttacctttgatttagaatgaaaacctactgagattaacaaaagtttcttgatcttggatgattacttggaatggatttgaaagcttggaagtaatctagcaagtttgaaagatttattgaagtgttcttgaatgattatttttatgatgattaaagcttgaaattgaagataaaagatggtgaaaatacttggagatgatcaagtatgatgttaggagtattttgagagagaatttggagtgtaagtatgagaaaatggaatggaaaaatgaggtgaaatcataaaaacgtttttactcattataaagaaagaaaagattcttaagtttgctttcttgctaaataatttattctagttgacaaatggttggtttcacatgttccttaatcatttaaggctgctaaggagcagatttttatgtgtatataccaatagtgtgtacatctaggagctgggtattgtacgagtacgaatacagttgcatatgagtagaattgttgatgaaaatgtatgaggatgtaattgtaagcatttttgttaagtagaagtactttgatatgtgtcttgaagtctttcaaaagtgtactaatacatctaaatacactacatgtatatacattttaactgagtcgttaagtcatcgttagtcgttacatgtaagtgttattttaaaacttttaagttaatgatcttgttaaatgtaattaattcattgttattatacttaaatgagatgttaaattgttatgttaacatgataacatggtgtatgaatatatcttaacatcatatatatatatatgttaaaatactattacaacgataatcgttacatatatgtattgtttcgaaatccttaagttagtagtctcatcttactcgtgtagttcattgttaatacgcttaatgatatatgtaactatcatttcatgatgttaaacatagtgtattaatatcttaatatgatacatatgtatttagtaagacgttgttataacgataatcgttatatatatcgtttcgagtttccttaattcaatagtctcattttatgtatataactcattgttaatatacctagtgagatactttcttatcataatatcatgttaactatatatatatatatatatatatatatatatatatatatatatatatatatatatatatatatatatatatatatatatatatatatatatatatatatatatatatatatatatccatatatatatatcatcatataaattttacaagttttaacgttcgtgaatcgccggtcaacttgggtggtcaaatgtctacatgaaactcatttcaaataatcaagttttaacaagtttgattgtttaacatgttggaaacatttaatcatgcaaatatagttttcatttaatatataaacatggaaaagttcgggtcactacatcatcggCTACAGTCACACCTCCGGCGAGATCTAAGGAGGTAGATCGGCTGCCGGAAAGGGAGCAGACGAGGCAGCCGTCAAAAGCAACAAAAAAAACGTCATAGGAGGAGATTCCCACCGTAAAAACGTCACACGTTGCCAGATCGGCGGCTGTGGGTCGCTACCAGCTGAAAAACATTAATGACGCCGAAGAAGGAAAGGAAAAACGAAGATGCCTCAACCACCGGCGAGATTCCGGTGGTTGGTGAAGAGAAACATACCTGAAGACCTCATAATGGCCGCCGGAAAAAGTGTATGCAGCtcggaaaagaaaaaagaaaaaagaaaaaaaggaaGGGTGAGCTAGGGTTTTGCCAAGGGACAGAGGGAAAAATTAGGGAGAAGGAGAAGCCAAATTTATTAACTCATTTTAGTAAACAAGCTTTGATCGGAGTAGAAATGATCGGAGCAATTGAAATGAAGAAAAAGTAAAGTTTTGCACGGAAACCAAGAGAGAAATCACGTGAAGGTCCATTCAGACTATTTGTACTAGCGGCTTTGTCTTATTTATGAATAATAGTAAGTCACTGATGTTACTGGATAAAAACttaaaatcctttttttttttagaTGACTTATTTCAATATTATCATTCAAAAGAATTTATACTATCTAATACTCCGTATCTATTATTGTCACTAGTTAAAACTTCCAAAAAATTTACTAGATTGTgttagtatatgtatatatgtattatgtatgtttgtatagtATTGGTCCAACCCACGTGATCTTGTGTATTTGGCTAAAGCCCGTCGATGTATCTATATATTTGAGGTAATACAATTGAAGAATTCATTGGAAAATAAATATTAACAGATTGTGTATTTCACTGTGTCCCGTGCTATTACTCAATATAATGTGGGTCCACCCTGATagcggtgacaaaaacatgttaAGTTGATTGAGTATCTTTCAAGGAATAATAGTTACGTGGTAAAAATGATTGGATAAAGAGAAGTAGTAGATAAGGTGTTAAAGGATGAGTGATATGTCAAAATGTTATTGAAATTTGTTTGAAAAGATattgaaaaagaaagaaaaatgaaagctataataattaaataattcacATGCCTATGAATAAGCACGTGTTAGTTTACAGCACACCAACAAAAAATGGACTCGGCACGTTGTACTACTGGCGTGTTGGGAGGGTGGTGGCGACACCTTGATCTTGACCACGCACATTATAAAGAGCCTTAACAATAACAGCTTTCAATGTAACGCATAAAAGTATTGAAAATAGGTGTGTTCCGGTTACAATCTAAAACCATATAGATTTCATATGTAATGCCTAACTAACTAAATATATTTAGGTTTTAAGTATATAccacaataatgataaaattacgtTGGTCCTCCCTATATTTTACTACTTTTTTCACGTGTAGTCATTGTGCTTTTAAATTTTATTTGTAGTCTCTTGGTCTTGACCAAAAAAGCATTTTTGGTCAAGAGTAGTCTCTTgatcaaaaggatcatgcctctccactAGATCTACCTGGTCAGTGATTTTGGGTATTAAATTGTGTAAACTCAACTATCTTCTATCTAGAATTCTAAAGTATCTGAATACGttctgtttcaaattcgaccgtTCATAGAACGACCCTAGGTGATACTTTCCATTAACCTTAGGATTAATATAGAAAGAGATTTATGCCCGGCACTATAAATATTAAAACCCCACCTGATTCGCCGTAAATTCTCCTTATGATTAACGACACGTAAAAACTTGACTAATCGGAGCGTAtcagggagccaatgtgctcgttcataggaggtttCCTCACTGATCTAAATATTTTGAAAATTAAAAGAATTTAAATATGAATATGAGACCACCAGATTCATATTCGATTTGTTGTCATCTAGCTACATATAAATGTTAAAACTATATCTGAtcctttattatcattatcattatcaattatcaaataatactaactCTGACGAACCTTGCACTATTCACAGATGAACCTTGCACTCTTCACAGGGGCACAAATATAATTTTGTTAGTTAATTTTCGCGTttgttttaattttatatatttactttTTAACTTTCTGTTTATAAATAAATCAAATTAATAAGCATGTTAAACAATGTGTTTGCTAGCCTAGCTGGTCAGGCTTTATGTTTCTTTTCGAGTTGACGAGGGTTCGACGATTTTTATGGGATTTAGTTTTCTTAGAGCTCACTTTTTTGACAACATGTTAGAGTCAAACCCACTTATGACATGTATCAAATTGGTAATCCATATCATTTATACTCTGTAATTATTTTTAACTACTTTTTTTCAATATGTTTTTTCACCTTCTTTATTCAACATTTTATTTTTTAAACGTTCAACTATAAAACCGTTAACCCTTTTTTAAACCAACCATTGTTTTCAACATTCAATTAACTAACAGTTTTTAAAACGCTTGATTAACCAACCGTCTACTGTTTTATATGACGTTCAATTGACCGATCGTTAGCCAACCAAGCACTTTCTTTTTTCGACTTCCTTTTTCATTCTTTCTTTTTTAGATCTTCAGTTAACTAACTTTTAACCGTTTTCGTTTTTAGTTCAATTAACTGACCGTTAACCGATTAAAATCACCCCGCAGCGAAGCGCGTTTTTTTCATCCTCGTTAGTGTACAAATGTGACGATCTCATTATTTTACTTATATGTTGCTTTCTTTTGTCTAATTTACATAGAAAACACTTTTACATGTCTCATGATTTTTAAATTTGTTACAAGAGTCACGCAAGCATTCTATGTTAGGAATTTAGGGACCCAATCAAGACAAACGATTGATCTCAATCACTAAGCCACaaacgacaaacgaataattaaagcatacgaacgataaataaaagcataaatcgacaaaaggatttaacgtggttatatcctaaCTCCAAAACGCGGAGAAGGGGTTAgtacacgggcgcaaaccagagatttttcactattatTGTGCACgcattacaatgaggctaggggttacaatttatatGAAGAGTTAAACTTGTCCATCAAGTTAAACTTGTCAttcaagcaaaagacattccataaatatctattacttgctccatactccattcctactagaagatttaattaaggcaacataatctctacgacttgttcaccaagtcaagctccctacaacttgttcaccaagtcaagctccatacgacttgttcaccaagtcaagctctcttcgacttgttcctttgatcaaattcttcacaccttcaacaatcttccacttgaagactttgaacaaactcttcactactcaacaTTCTAAATAATTGCCAGCTTAATTTTATTGAGAAATATCGATTGATTTCCAGCTTGACGACTTCGTGAATCATTTGGGCAACCTCAAGCACTTTTAGATATTATGATAAACTAGTTGTTGAGGTTAATTATAATATTCTTTCAAGAGTTCTTAAATTCAAACTTTATTAACACCTTCAAACTTTACTAACATTGAGCAGTGGCGAAAGTGTTAAAGGGCAGGGGGCGGCtgcccccagtggattttttttttcagtgtaaaacttttgggattttcgactttgcccccggttgatttttttttttccccaaacctacatattttgccccaaattctccaacttttgccctaaaattttcaaattttgccccaaaatctctaacttttgtcccaaaatcttcaatttttgtccaaaaaaattgttacggtttaaaaaaaaaaaaatttccctcGGTAGAAAAAATCCTAATTTCGCCACTAATATTGAGGTGACTATTTCCTAAGTTCAAACTTTACTAACATCATATATTGAGGTGACTAGAGAAATGATTGAAAACGCTCACGAATCAAATTCATGTTATAAATTTATGTACAAATATTCACCGTCTTCAGGTAGCATTAACGGGAAAAACTTTAGTCGGTTGTTTTAAACTATCAAATAGTTGTAAAACATAGATTTGTTGACGTAATTAGATCTTAGTAGTATGCGTTTGTTGACGTAATTAATTAGATATTAGTAGTATGCGTTTGTTGACGTTTAATCCTAGACTAAACACTTCACTTAAATTTTTATTGACTATAATAAATGTAACATGTTCTTTTGAATTGATATATACCCTTTTAAACATTAGTAATCATCAAAATACCATAAAGTATGAACGTCTAGTCtctattttattttgttttaactATGATGAATGGTTACATATACAACCAATAAAGGCAATATCCCTGTACCCCTTTTAATCTCGTGCCACATTCATAATCTCCTTTATACTCGTTAACAAACCAAATCACGTTCATTCGGCTTTCAGTGAACTGCATAATACTTCAACCACTAAGCTCGTTATAGGTGTAACTGTGTAAGTACTTGTAATCTTGTATCAAAATAACTAAACAAATATGTGCCATAATTGATAATGTTTGTGTAATCGAAAGTTTACCAGCACTATTAGTTGGGGGAAAGAGACTTGGATGTACTTGTTCAGCTGATTAAAATCATTAAAACATTATTACCAAAGGGCAATTGGTCGGCGGTATCGTGGTGGTTCTTTTAACCAAGAGGTTGAGAGTTTAAGTCCTGCTGTAGACATATTTaagaattattataaatattcGTATAATGAGTGTGTGAGATTACCTTAAAAATGAGTAAATAATTACATCATCATAACATTTGGAATTAGGCTATGGTAACTAACTTGTACCAAATTGGAATTAACGAAGAGAATGGAAAAATTCAAAGGTTAGTTACCTAAACACTAAACATACTTATGTGGTTAACGGAGGGCGGCGAGTGGCGGTGGTAGGCGAATTTTGGTTACGGGTGGGGCTGCAGTTGCTACAATATTCATTCCTGGATTCATCTTTTCCAGTTGCACCTTGGGGTTAAGTTGGACCACCCGACGATCTCCCTTATTGGTGGAGGTCGGCTTTCCTCTGCATCTTCCTAGTTTTCGGCTTCATAGAAGCCGTTGGCGTTATCTTGAAATCTCGGTGTTTTGTCGGGAATCGTTTTGAATTTTGTTTGGTTGTCACGGTAGAGAGGGCCGTTCTTTCATTCGATGCCGATGTTATGTAATTTTATTATTGTTTAGTTCATTCCATTGTTAGGTTATCCTATGGTATCATTGTTTCTTGTTTAGTTTCATAATAATTGGTGTTTTCCACCCTGTTGGTGAGACTAATAATTTAGATTACGTTTGTGATGCCACTTGGTTGGCTAGAATTGAATTTTTATAATCATTTGTTGTGCTTGCTGATCTTCGTATCCGTTAATGttgttaattttaattttttttttttttttttttgaaaaaaattgtTGGATGAGAGTAAATAGATGAACGTATAAGATTGTTCAATTCGGGCTACTCGGCAAATGAAATACTTTTTACTCGAATGTACCCGACCTAACCGAATTATCACACAATTGTTTTCTACCCGAAGTTACATATACTAAACACAATTATAAGTTGAAGCCATATCTAAATTGTAAACATGATACCCACAAAATTTTCAACATTTCAATTTTTGGGAAAAAATATTCTAAAATTAAATAATTTGTTTTAACATATAACACCATATTATGATTCACATAACGTACATGGATAAACACCATTATGATTTCCATGGCACAACTAATTCTGGCAATTGTGGAGATAGTTATAACTATCGAGTCTTATGGTATGAGCTGTTTATTTGTtgcttatttttttctgtattaagTCATGTTTTCACTTGTTTTTTTTAATGTGAAGGGTGTTTAATTGTATGTCTCGTAAAGAAGACCTAATTTCAGATTAAATGAAAAAATAACAACAATTTTACTTGGTGAATAATAAGATGTACAGAAATAGATCATTAAATGGAAAATAAACTGAATAATAATGGAGTGTTTCCATTTACGCTTTAGAAATAGTTAAGGAGACGTTTTGCCAACTACTGAAATTGAAATTGGTCAAAATGCCTCCATTTTTTGAAGTATTTAACAATATGTCCTTAAAAATTCAAATTGCAAGAAATGCCCTTTGTTCACGCACCACGCACCACGCATGATGCGCGCGAGCTCGAGTGTGATGCGTGTGTACGAGATATTCAATAGAAAAACCATTTTTTCTCGCACCACGCATCAAACACCATGCACCAAACACTACGCACAGTGCGTGTTGCGTGGTTTTTGGTGCGTGCTTACCAGCAAAAAGGGTCATATCGCTGAATATCTAGAAAACACACATCATGCACGGGTTTATACGCATCATGCGTGGTGTGTGATGCGTGATTAAGGGAGACATTTTTGCAATTTCGATTTTTTAAGGTCATATAGTTAAAGACTTTCGAAAGTGAGGGCATTTTGCCCCATTTACCTTACTGAATATGAAAAGAGAGTGGCCCATAATTCTCAAGATACAAGCAGACAAGTTTACAAATTTACAAGCCCAAATTACAACAAAAGTGGGCCAGAAAATTATAATAGAAAAAACAAGTAGGCCGAGTAGCTTGCATCACAATTCGTCCGAATTTGGTATTCTCTTGTACTAAACATATTTTGGGCATGTTTGGCAAGTAGCTTTTTGAAACTTTTTAGAGCTTTTAGATTTTAACTTTTTAAAAAAAAGCTCTTATCTTGTAAAAAGCTTTGTTTGGTTATAAAAAGCTTAAAGCTTTATTGATATAAAAAAGCTCTATTAGCAAACGCTAATGTATGTAGCGTTTAAGAAACTTGATGAGTTTtttcatattaatattacttaaataCCCACGTACCCATATTGATATATATGAATCGTCCCAAGTAGATGTTCCATACAGGATATCCAATATAGATATCCAACAGACTCTTTttcaatattaaatattatattaaatataattagagTACTATACCTATATTTACATTgtttttttaaatttatatatgttttgtaacttgttattattgaagactaatactaatattgatatgagTTCGTATAGACAAATTATTAGTTAATCTCAACTTGTACAATACTATGTTATCTTGATTTGCTAActtgtaaatgatgatatttagcaTCCAGTGTTATTTTCTCGGGTCCATTTTtgtcattttatcatttttttaacagctccagctactttgccaaacacttaaatatatttaaaaagttTCAGCTTTCAGCTAACAGCTTCCAACTAACAGCTAACAGCTAACAGCTATCAGCTTCCAACTAACAGCTCAAGCTaccagctagttttgccaaacatacccttTGTGTCGTTTCTAAAAGATCTTCACTTTAGACTCTCTTCATTTATTTGTTAGTAATTTTAATATTACATGTAGTTGTGATGTTCCTATAAATTTGTCATAGTTAAACAGTGGTTAAATGAATAATGTTTTTTCTATTGATTAATGTTATTTGAAGAAGACAAATATTACTTCATGTCTTTTCAAGTTGAATACATAATGCAATTTTAGTAGTAGCTTATGATTGTGATTTTTATTACTTCATAGTCAtacatatatttagttcatatatttaTAACTAAGTTAATTTATgtgttactaataaaatacttcaaACAGCTAATCACCTCTATTATCTTTACTTATTTAGGAGCTGGTATAGAGTTTGTAATTAAATGGGTGGTGTTTGTTTATTTCTGTGGTCTTGATGTGTATGTTTTTGTTGTTACTTTTAACAGGGTATATTAATTATCAGGGTTTTTAACATATGTCTTAGCGTTATGTGtaaacttaatcaattaattacAGAGTCATTATCTCATCTTTTGGATGCTTGTTGGTAGGACTTAATTCTTAAATAACCAATTTCACCAAGTTCAAAGTATAAAACAACGCTAGTCCAAAAAGGATTAATAATTATCTATTACACAAACATTTAGATCAAATCAACTATACTGAAAAGTTCAATCATGCTCTCTAAAAGAGGAAATATTCATGTTCATGATCATGATCACAACAAAAATATAGTAAAACCAAGAAAATTTCTTGGAGTAAGACAAAGGCCATCAGGAAGATGGGTATCAGAGATCAAAGACACAACAAGAAACTTGAGGCTATGGTTAGGCACATACGATGAACCCGAAGAAGCAGCCTTGGCTTACGATAGTGTTGCGCGCATTTTACGTGGTAGGAATGCTAAAACAAACTTCAAGTACAAGTGTCTCATTACAAGTCAAGAAGAAATATCCAGATTACTTTGTATAAACCCTAAGCTCATTCATTTTATTAAGTATGCCACTATGAaaacactatcatcatcatcatcatcatcatcatcatcatcgtcttcattAAGGCAAGGTACGAGTCTGAATAATAGTGCACGAGTTGAAGAAACCGTAGCTTGTTCATCGTCTTGTAATGATGGATTTAGGTCTTTTGATTCTCAAAATTTCAAGTCATCAATTGGAAGTCCTAAGGTGTATTCTTCTGTTTTTGTAGCTCCTTCTTTTGGTGaatataaagaatagtatgttgatggATGATATTTCGAGCTTTAGTTTCACTTGTGTTGTTGTTTGTTGATATTAGTGAAAATGTCAATTTTAGGCTTGCTAAAAAAGTCTCGTGAGTTTTCAGGCTATGAATAATGTGGTCTACTTTTGTTTgtgatatttaatatttatatgatgcactgtatatatacatatataatgcaaAATTTAGTGTACTTATAACAACTACAATGTATATTCATAtcc
This window of the Rutidosis leptorrhynchoides isolate AG116_Rl617_1_P2 chromosome 7, CSIRO_AGI_Rlap_v1, whole genome shotgun sequence genome carries:
- the LOC139859384 gene encoding ethylene-responsive transcription factor ERN3-like, producing MLSKRGNIHVHDHDHNKNIVKPRKFLGVRQRPSGRWVSEIKDTTRNLRLWLGTYDEPEEAALAYDSVARILRGRNAKTNFKYKCLITSQEEISRLLCINPKLIHFIKYATMKTLSSSSSSSSSSSSSLRQGTSLNNSARVEETVACSSSCNDGFRSFDSQNFKSSIGSPKVYSSVFVAPSFGEYKE